Proteins encoded in a region of the Drosophila sechellia strain sech25 chromosome 2L, ASM438219v1, whole genome shotgun sequence genome:
- the LOC6611589 gene encoding uncharacterized protein LOC6611589 isoform X2: MERCIIYIGENANECVKTNAFLTLTKDAIIKIISSDYFCLEEEEVWRCVLSWAKYQAGVTQPTAHWTEEERARVCQQLSGVMGHVRLLLIDSQVFAEEVEPTGAVPMELSLERYRYAALHANKMMDNDKRLQPRLAVAVNMFPGSQILKNDNLPLQTVLNNWVGVAKQSWRLVFRASTHGYDSGAFHRYCDGVAPCMVIGLGSHGEISGGYTDVAWAKTSRKGGYVQSERAFLFALNPANGEQPVKFDIVKKPYAICYHPDCGPIFGAGADLLISSNCNTNLDSYSNLPHSYDGTNAAHLTLFGDYNFTITDYEVYTLSSPAGSSNSGASHSNNQNQNHSTNGQAPGVPTKAKYDRY; the protein is encoded by the exons aaatgagtgCGTTAAGACTAATGCCTTCCTTACATTAACAAAGGATGCCATCATTAAGATTATTTCGTCAGACTAT TTCTGCTTGGAGGAGGAAGAAGTGTGGCGCTGCGTTTTATCATGGGCCAAATACCAGGCAGGAGTCACCCAACCCACTGCACATTGGACTGAGGAGGAGCGTGCTCGTGTCTGCCAACAATTAAGCGGTGTAATGGGTCACGTGCGTCTGCTCCTCATCGATAGCCAAGTTTTTGCTGAGGAAGTGGAACCTACAGGAGCTGTACCTATGGAACTATCCCTAGAACGATATCGCTATGCCGCTTTGCATGCCAATAAGATGATGGATAACGATAAGAGACTTCAGCCCCGCCTAGCTGTAGCGGTCAACATGTTTCCCGGATCCCAAATCCTGAAGAATGACAATCTGCCACTACAGACTGTTCTCAATAATTGGGTTGGAGTGGCCAAACAATCCTGGAGATTAGTTTTCCGAGCGTCCACTCATGGCTACGATTCTGGAGCCTTTCATCGTTATTGCGACGGCGTGGCTCCTTGCATGGTTATTGGCTTGGGATCGCATGGAGAGATCAGTGGTGGTTATACGGATGTGGCGTGGGCCAAAACAAGCCGTAAGGGGGGATATGTTCAGTCCGAGCGAGCCTTCCTCTTTGCCTTGAATCCTGCCAATGGGGAACAGCCGGTCAAGTTTGACATTGTAAAGAAACCCTATGCCATTTGCTATCATCCTGA TTGCGGTCCCATTTTTGGAGCTGGAGCCGATCTGCTCATCTCCAGCAACTGCAATACAAACTTGGACTCCTACTCGAATCTTCCGCATTCCTACGATGGAACCAACGCTGCTCACCTGACACTTTTCGGGGACTACAACTTTACCATCACCGACTATGAGGTCTATACCCTTTCATCGCCGGCAGGAAGTAGTAATAGTGGAGCAAGTCACAGCAACAATCAGAACCAGAACCACTCAACAAACGGCCAAGCTCCTGGGGTGCCCACAAAGGCAAAATACGATAGATACTAG
- the LOC6611588 gene encoding protein spaetzle 3: protein MALTNFSLPFGALGQPWGVTIAPLHPIHQLASNTNNLLYSPADHQQQTPAEAASDPEYFKNNPYAPPQSGGYQYQNTAGRRKQSNAYLPPTAPNAVRNSVYHIQQVQQTQQQQTQQQHQQQDQLENSVSFQSTSSRSSSSSTTGQSSIQLTQTHASGRGPAEGSYSRYPGQQAQPPQQQQPQQKQYFNAHGSASATFTKNSGSFSITSFGSRQQQQQPPQPQQPPPSQQQQPPPAPPPQRSRQAKPEAQPAQTYGVAPPENYPERAPGFTRVQAGQGSRTQVHAVLDYDVEEGEEDEEEDGVEEGQFYEGQENDKSNNNQMPAVTPIQGPIYLKNGTVPVVPLFSYPKLNNGSFLQIPIWWTALSVALGLDVRGDVIKGVPCIKRYHQLFCPTAGNSYPIDKIERFIDDNKALMRRMYGDFEMKMEGPGGGGGRQQGKVRKRRFIDEPDIFIPPGAFAANAGETVEAGDSYFGQLRKKRQAAAGGSRNRGGSAGGSGNGNTNANRQPGNKNGSSGTGRLDACESKIEIVTPYWASNSAGKIRAIVNTQHFEQAIHQEVCSNTQTPRCEGECGCEQKYKWHRLLAYDPDNDCKGIFMDWFLFPSCCVCRCNP from the exons ATGGCTCTGACCAATTTCTCGCTGCCCTTCGGTGCCCTGGGCCAGCCCTGGGGAGTCACCATAGCCCCCCTGCATCCAATCCACCAGTTGGCCAGCAACACAAATAATCTGCTCTACTCGCCGGCTGACCATCAGCAGCAGACTCCCGCGGAGGCAGCCTCCGATCCGGAGTACTTCAAGAACAATCCCTATGCGCCGCCGCAATCGGGTGGTTATCAATATCAAAATACCGCTGGACGACGCAAGCAGAGCAACGCCTACTTGCCACCGACAGCGCCGAATGCTGTCCGGAACTCCGTTTACCACATCCAGCAGGTACAgcagacgcagcagcagcaaacgcaacaacagcaccagcagcaggatCAGCTTGAGAACAGCGTGTCCTTCCAGAGCACCAGTTCCAGGTCAAGTTCGAGCAGCACTACGGGCCAAAGTTCCATCCAGCTGACACAGACTCATGCGAGTGGCCGGGGTCCGGCGGAGGGTTCGTACTCCCGATATCCCGGGCAGCAAGCAcagccgccgcagcagcagcaaccgcaaCAGAAGCAATATTTCAATGCACATGGCAGTGCCAGTGCCACATTTACTAAGAACAGCGGCAGCTTTAGTATTACCAGCTTTGGCAGcaggcaacagcagcagcagccaccgcAGCCGCAACAACCACCGCCatcgcaacagcagcaaccaccaccTGCACCACCGCCCCAGAGGTCCAGGCAAGCCAAGCCGGAGGCTCAACCAGCCCAGACATATGGAGTTGCCCCGCCGGAGAATTATCCGGAACGAGCACCGGGATTCACACGGGTTCAGGCTGGTCAGGGATCCAGGACTCAGGTACACGCCGTTCTAGACTATGACGTGGAGGAGGgcgaggaggatgaggaggaggacggGGTGGAGGAAGGGCAGTTTTACGAAGGACAAGAGAATG ATAAGTCGAATAACAATCAGATGCCCGCAGTGACGCCCATCCAGGGACCGATTTACTTGAAAAACGGGACGGTGCCAGTGGTGCCGCTCTTCTCCTATCCGAAACTCAACAACGGATCGTTCCTACAGATTCCG ATCTGGTGGACGGCTTTGTCGGTGGCTTTGGGACTGGATGTGCGCGGCGATGTCATCAAGGGAGTGCCGTGCATCAAGCGATATCATCAACTGTTCTGCCCCACGGCCGGCAATAGTTATCCCAT TGACAAGATTGAACGTTTCATAGACGACAACAAGGCCCTGATGCGACGGATGTACGGCGACTTTGAGATGAAAATGGAGGGTCCTGGCGGAGGGGGTGGCAGGCAACAAGGCAAGGTGCGAAAGCGTCGTTTTATAGATGAGCCGGATATATTCATACCCCCGGGAGCATTTGCTGCCAATGCCGGGGAGACCGTCGAAGCCGGAGATAGTTACTTTGGCCAACTCCGGAAAAAGCGCCAAGCTGCCGCCGGAGGAAGTCGAAATAGAGGCGGATCTGCCGGAGGAAGTGGCAACGGGAACACGAATGCCAATAGGCAACCGGGAAATAAGAATGGTAGTTCGGGCACTGGAAGACTCGATGCCTGCGAGTCGAAGATTGAAATTGTCACACCGTACTGGGCATCGAACTCCGCGGGTAAGATTAGAGCCATCGTAAATACTCAGCATTTCGAGCAGGCGATTCACCAGGAGGTTTGCAG CAATACCCAAACTCCAAGATGTGAGGGCGAGTGTGGATGCGAGCAGAAATACAAATGGCATAGATTACTCGCCTACGATCCTGATAACGATTGCAAGGGCATTTTTATGGATTGGTTCCTGTTTCCTTCGTGCTGTGTCTGTAGATGTAATCCCTAG